The Aethina tumida isolate Nest 87 chromosome 6, icAetTumi1.1, whole genome shotgun sequence genome has a segment encoding these proteins:
- the LOC109605196 gene encoding keratin-associated protein 9-1 isoform X1 — protein sequence MACGHGFKIEATKNCFDCQTSNDSVPCAKKSPKKVRISKIRPSIRKEGFTNCKSSTTFCKSVACCADSKSSNSCSNLTEPKRLPWPLPRETANFYNRNHARPNVFDNCCTRYDKDCSCNELVDCCPMKCKKIPKRPILLEVPCDLPIYPDQGCYPNTSAIAPDCCSCCGAQLCPVTVCREACCQTKCPPKPCPPPRGCCPSKPTCKPRKCKSPNTSKVCPAIDACCQCCPPTPCRTERATSCRQIETCSCKPEPCCHEQPEPRCCCVSGNFPAQHKLCTVPAAELKPDPKPCPPRTCHESLCEPCGLMTPDEVRLKMECLARQNAIVQERDCRKDRNKGCGPPACCCSSCIDRCPCGPCCKCKPCLYSVPRCIRCKQKVYAAEKILMGGGVYHNNCFTCSCCNKQLDALNVHEGCGEVFCKQCYSNFFGVKYYGFGAGPSM from the exons atggCATGCGGACACGGATTTAAAATCGAAGCGACCAAGAATTGTTTCGATTGCC aaacttCAAATGACTCTGTACCATGTGCAAAGAAAAGCCCGAAAAAAGTTAGAATCTCCAAGATCCGACCTTCGATACGTAAAGAAGGCTTCACAAATTGCAAGAGCTCAACCACCTTTTGTAAATCGGTGGCCTGTTGCGCAGAT TCGAAAAGCTCCAATTCCTGTTCGAACTTAACGGAACCGAAGCGGTTGCCTTGGCCTCTACCCAGAGAGACCGCCAACTTCTATAACCGGAATCACGCACGACCCAACGTCTTTGACAA ttGTTGTACTAGGTATGATAAGGATTGTTCCTGTAACGAATTGGTTGATTGTTGCCCCATGAAGTGCAAGAAAATACCAAAACGTCCAATTCTACTTGAGGTACCGTGCGACCTCCCAATTTACCCTGATCAAGGCTGTTACCCCAACACGTCCGCAATTGCACCGGATTGTTGTAGCTGTTGTGGTGCACAACTTTGTCCTGTAACGGTTTGTCGGGAAGCTTGTTGTCAAACGAAATGTCCTCCAAAACCATGTCCACCTCCAAGAg gatgtTGTCCAAGTAAACCGACGTGCAAGCCACGAAAATGCAAAAGCCCCAACACCTCCAAAGTATGTCCAGCCATAGACGCTTGCTGCCAATGTTGCCCTCCAACTCCATGCCGTACCGAAAGGGCCACCTCCTGCCGACAAATCGAAACGTGCAGCTGCAAACCGGAACCCTGCTGCCACGAACAACCCGAACCCCGATGCTGTTGCGTCTCCGGAAACTTCCCGGCCCAACACAAGCTCTGCACCGTCCCCGCGGCCGAGCTAAAACCCGACCCAAA GCCCTGCCCCCCGCGAACCTGCCACGAATCGCTGTGCGAGCCGTGCGGCCTCATGACCCCCGACGAGGTGCGCCTCAAGATGGAGTGTCTGGCGCGGCAGAACGCCATCGTCCAGGAACGGGACTGTCGCAAAGACAGGAACAAGGGCTGCGGACCGCCGGCCTGCTGTTGCAGCTCGTGCATCGACCGCTGTCCCTGCGGCCCCTGCTGCAAGTGCAAGCCGTGCCTCTACTCGGTGCCGCGTTGCATCAGGTGCAAGCAGAAG GTGTACGCAGCTGAGAAGATCCTGATGGGTGGTGGGGTCTACCACAACAATTGTTTCACTTGCAGCTGCTGCAACAAACAATTGGACGCCCTGAACGTCCACGAAGGTTGTGGAGAAGTATTTTGTAAAC aatgttattcaaacttttttgGTGTCAAGTATTATGGTTTTGGTGCTGGTCCATCCATGTAA
- the LOC109605196 gene encoding keratin-associated protein 9-1 isoform X3, translating to MACGHGFKIEATKNCFDCQTSNDSVPCAKKSPKKVRISKIRPSIRKEGFTNCKSSTTFCKSVACCADSKSSNSCSNLTEPKRLPWPLPRETANFYNRNHARPNVFDNCCTRYDKDCSCNELVDCCPMKCKKIPKRPILLEVPCDLPIYPDQGCYPNTSAIAPDCCSCCGAQLCPVTVCREACCQTKCPPKPCPPPRGCCPSKPTCKPRKCKSPNTSKVCPAIDACCQCCPPTPCRTERATSCRQIETCSCKPEPCCHEQPEPRCCCVSGNFPAQHKLCTVPAAELKPDPKPCPPRTCHESLCEPCGLMTPDEVRLKMECLARQNAIVQERDCRKDRNKGCGPPACCCSSCIDRCPCGPCCKCKPCLYSVPRCIRCKQKVQFVDIDGMPKFE from the exons atggCATGCGGACACGGATTTAAAATCGAAGCGACCAAGAATTGTTTCGATTGCC aaacttCAAATGACTCTGTACCATGTGCAAAGAAAAGCCCGAAAAAAGTTAGAATCTCCAAGATCCGACCTTCGATACGTAAAGAAGGCTTCACAAATTGCAAGAGCTCAACCACCTTTTGTAAATCGGTGGCCTGTTGCGCAGAT TCGAAAAGCTCCAATTCCTGTTCGAACTTAACGGAACCGAAGCGGTTGCCTTGGCCTCTACCCAGAGAGACCGCCAACTTCTATAACCGGAATCACGCACGACCCAACGTCTTTGACAA ttGTTGTACTAGGTATGATAAGGATTGTTCCTGTAACGAATTGGTTGATTGTTGCCCCATGAAGTGCAAGAAAATACCAAAACGTCCAATTCTACTTGAGGTACCGTGCGACCTCCCAATTTACCCTGATCAAGGCTGTTACCCCAACACGTCCGCAATTGCACCGGATTGTTGTAGCTGTTGTGGTGCACAACTTTGTCCTGTAACGGTTTGTCGGGAAGCTTGTTGTCAAACGAAATGTCCTCCAAAACCATGTCCACCTCCAAGAg gatgtTGTCCAAGTAAACCGACGTGCAAGCCACGAAAATGCAAAAGCCCCAACACCTCCAAAGTATGTCCAGCCATAGACGCTTGCTGCCAATGTTGCCCTCCAACTCCATGCCGTACCGAAAGGGCCACCTCCTGCCGACAAATCGAAACGTGCAGCTGCAAACCGGAACCCTGCTGCCACGAACAACCCGAACCCCGATGCTGTTGCGTCTCCGGAAACTTCCCGGCCCAACACAAGCTCTGCACCGTCCCCGCGGCCGAGCTAAAACCCGACCCAAA GCCCTGCCCCCCGCGAACCTGCCACGAATCGCTGTGCGAGCCGTGCGGCCTCATGACCCCCGACGAGGTGCGCCTCAAGATGGAGTGTCTGGCGCGGCAGAACGCCATCGTCCAGGAACGGGACTGTCGCAAAGACAGGAACAAGGGCTGCGGACCGCCGGCCTGCTGTTGCAGCTCGTGCATCGACCGCTGTCCCTGCGGCCCCTGCTGCAAGTGCAAGCCGTGCCTCTACTCGGTGCCGCGTTGCATCAGGTGCAAGCAGAAGGTACAATTTGTTGATATAGATGGGATGCCAAAATTCG AATAA
- the LOC109605196 gene encoding keratin-associated protein 9-1 isoform X2: MACGHGFKIEATKNCFDCQTSNDSVPCAKKSPKKVRISKIRPSIRKEGFTNCKSSTTFCKSVACCADSKSSNSCSNLTEPKRLPWPLPRETANFYNRNHARPNVFDNCCTRYDKDCSCNELVDCCPMKCKKIPKRPILLEVPCDLPIYPDQGCYPNTSAIAPDCCSCCGAQLCPVTVCREACCQTKCPPKPCPPPRGCCPSKPTCKPRKCKSPNTSKVCPAIDACCQCCPPTPCRTERATSCRQIETCSCKPEPCCHEQPEPRCCCVSGNFPAQHKLCTVPAAELKPDPKPCPPRTCHESLCEPCGLMTPDEVRLKMECLARQNAIVQERDCRKDRNKGCGPPACCCSSCIDRCPCGPCCKCKPCLYSVPRCIRCKQKVQFVDIDGMPKFVFG; encoded by the exons atggCATGCGGACACGGATTTAAAATCGAAGCGACCAAGAATTGTTTCGATTGCC aaacttCAAATGACTCTGTACCATGTGCAAAGAAAAGCCCGAAAAAAGTTAGAATCTCCAAGATCCGACCTTCGATACGTAAAGAAGGCTTCACAAATTGCAAGAGCTCAACCACCTTTTGTAAATCGGTGGCCTGTTGCGCAGAT TCGAAAAGCTCCAATTCCTGTTCGAACTTAACGGAACCGAAGCGGTTGCCTTGGCCTCTACCCAGAGAGACCGCCAACTTCTATAACCGGAATCACGCACGACCCAACGTCTTTGACAA ttGTTGTACTAGGTATGATAAGGATTGTTCCTGTAACGAATTGGTTGATTGTTGCCCCATGAAGTGCAAGAAAATACCAAAACGTCCAATTCTACTTGAGGTACCGTGCGACCTCCCAATTTACCCTGATCAAGGCTGTTACCCCAACACGTCCGCAATTGCACCGGATTGTTGTAGCTGTTGTGGTGCACAACTTTGTCCTGTAACGGTTTGTCGGGAAGCTTGTTGTCAAACGAAATGTCCTCCAAAACCATGTCCACCTCCAAGAg gatgtTGTCCAAGTAAACCGACGTGCAAGCCACGAAAATGCAAAAGCCCCAACACCTCCAAAGTATGTCCAGCCATAGACGCTTGCTGCCAATGTTGCCCTCCAACTCCATGCCGTACCGAAAGGGCCACCTCCTGCCGACAAATCGAAACGTGCAGCTGCAAACCGGAACCCTGCTGCCACGAACAACCCGAACCCCGATGCTGTTGCGTCTCCGGAAACTTCCCGGCCCAACACAAGCTCTGCACCGTCCCCGCGGCCGAGCTAAAACCCGACCCAAA GCCCTGCCCCCCGCGAACCTGCCACGAATCGCTGTGCGAGCCGTGCGGCCTCATGACCCCCGACGAGGTGCGCCTCAAGATGGAGTGTCTGGCGCGGCAGAACGCCATCGTCCAGGAACGGGACTGTCGCAAAGACAGGAACAAGGGCTGCGGACCGCCGGCCTGCTGTTGCAGCTCGTGCATCGACCGCTGTCCCTGCGGCCCCTGCTGCAAGTGCAAGCCGTGCCTCTACTCGGTGCCGCGTTGCATCAGGTGCAAGCAGAAGGTACAATTTGTTGATATAGATGGGATGCCAAAATTCG TCTTCGGATGA